One genomic segment of Tiliqua scincoides isolate rTilSci1 chromosome 6, rTilSci1.hap2, whole genome shotgun sequence includes these proteins:
- the LOC136655907 gene encoding C-type lectin domain family 6 member A-like isoform X1, translating into MDLSENRPSVPGHKASSGTKIPPAEFQKPITWFLWVMIGFLLLRSAVLGVVLSVLFQGSPEKEPQNCKLQNATDLHCLLKSPKEKEQVSCCKKGWVLNGFRCYYFSQDRTNWNNSRQNCIEMGSDLVVINSEAEQDFLTSHLEALTSQDANFFIGLTDQEGTDQWQWVDKTPFNDNATFWSQGGPSRKGEYCVAIHIQKGRQTDPKRNWNDRRCTTRCNHICETLPIILFIKGTF; encoded by the exons ATGGACCTATCAGAGAATAGACCTTCAGTTCCTGGACACAAAG CCTCATCAGGAACTAAAATACCCCCAGCTGAGTTCCAGAAGCCCATCACTTGGTTTCTGTGGGTCATGATAGGATTTTTGCTGTTGCGGTCTGCTGTACTTGGAGTTGTCCTCAGCG TTCTCTTCCAGGGAAGTCCAGAGAAAGAACCCCAGAATTGCAAACTCCAGAATGCCACAGACTTGCACTGCCTTTTGAAGAGCCCCAAGGAAAAAG AACAAGTGTCATGTTGTAAGAAGGGCTGGGTGCTTAATGGATTCCGCTGCTACTACTTCTCTCAGGATAGAACGAACTGGAATAATAGTAGGCAAAACTGCATAGAGATGGGCTCTGACCTGGTGGTGATAAACTCAGAAGCAGAGCAG GATTTCTTGACATCTCATCTAGAAGCCCTTACTAGCCAAGATGCAAATTTTTTTATTGGCCTCACCGATCAGGAGGGAACAGACCAGTGGCAGTGGGTGGACAAGACTCCTTTTAACGACAATGCAAC GTTCTGGAGTCAAGGAGGACCCAGTAGAAAAGGAGAGTACTGTGTGGCTATACACATACAGAAGGGAAGGCAAACTGATCCCAAGAGGAACTGGAATGATAGGAGATGTACCACACGATGTAATCACATTTGTGAGACCTTGCCCATTATTCTTTTTATTAAAGGAACCTTCTAG
- the LOC136655907 gene encoding C-type lectin domain family 4 member A-like isoform X2 — protein MDLSENRPSVPGHKVLFQGSPEKEPQNCKLQNATDLHCLLKSPKEKEQVSCCKKGWVLNGFRCYYFSQDRTNWNNSRQNCIEMGSDLVVINSEAEQDFLTSHLEALTSQDANFFIGLTDQEGTDQWQWVDKTPFNDNATFWSQGGPSRKGEYCVAIHIQKGRQTDPKRNWNDRRCTTRCNHICETLPIILFIKGTF, from the exons ATGGACCTATCAGAGAATAGACCTTCAGTTCCTGGACACAAAG TTCTCTTCCAGGGAAGTCCAGAGAAAGAACCCCAGAATTGCAAACTCCAGAATGCCACAGACTTGCACTGCCTTTTGAAGAGCCCCAAGGAAAAAG AACAAGTGTCATGTTGTAAGAAGGGCTGGGTGCTTAATGGATTCCGCTGCTACTACTTCTCTCAGGATAGAACGAACTGGAATAATAGTAGGCAAAACTGCATAGAGATGGGCTCTGACCTGGTGGTGATAAACTCAGAAGCAGAGCAG GATTTCTTGACATCTCATCTAGAAGCCCTTACTAGCCAAGATGCAAATTTTTTTATTGGCCTCACCGATCAGGAGGGAACAGACCAGTGGCAGTGGGTGGACAAGACTCCTTTTAACGACAATGCAAC GTTCTGGAGTCAAGGAGGACCCAGTAGAAAAGGAGAGTACTGTGTGGCTATACACATACAGAAGGGAAGGCAAACTGATCCCAAGAGGAACTGGAATGATAGGAGATGTACCACACGATGTAATCACATTTGTGAGACCTTGCCCATTATTCTTTTTATTAAAGGAACCTTCTAG